The following proteins come from a genomic window of Flavobacteriaceae bacterium MAR_2010_188:
- a CDS encoding Outer membrane protein TolC translates to MIKFIIAFAIFITSVVTTTLSAQNDVIQFNTIEETINYAIENNNNLESAKIDQEIIQTQIAEVKGRALPQINGSAGFTDNFSLQEQILPAEIFGGEPGTTLSVAFGNRYQYTAGVNVQQQLLNFQLFSSIKSTSALAELRNLQTLVTTQDLIVNVIQTYIQIQVSEKQIELLQQNYDRTDNLIDLSDAKYKEGIIKKLDLNQLLVNRSNLKTQIEDAEFGRNQQARLFKVLLQIPMTTDVVLNEKLEDRAPYSLVTELLLDSNLEYQQLDKSLELSIIDQKLIKAEYLPTLSANFGYNYLGQSNELADFDTSVYQGQWNGNWGLSASIPIFDGFQRRNRLKQKEFATEQLELDRESLKLNIEKDFDDAKEQLLLSNSQIESQESNMSLAQENYDGIKTSYNEGVANLTELLDSEFALRQAQSNYLNALLQSKVAEVTLLKSSGTLSQLIANPTLNN, encoded by the coding sequence ATGATTAAATTTATAATTGCCTTTGCCATTTTTATCACAAGTGTGGTAACAACTACGCTTTCCGCACAAAACGACGTGATCCAATTCAACACTATTGAAGAAACTATCAACTATGCGATTGAGAACAACAACAACCTAGAGAGCGCTAAGATTGACCAAGAAATTATTCAGACGCAGATTGCTGAAGTTAAAGGCCGTGCATTACCACAAATTAATGGAAGTGCTGGTTTTACAGATAATTTCTCTTTACAAGAACAAATACTTCCTGCAGAAATCTTTGGAGGAGAACCTGGCACTACGCTTTCTGTTGCTTTTGGCAATCGCTACCAATACACAGCTGGCGTGAATGTCCAACAACAATTACTAAATTTTCAATTGTTTAGTTCTATAAAGTCTACTTCAGCTTTAGCTGAGTTGAGAAACTTACAAACACTCGTAACAACACAAGACTTGATTGTAAATGTTATTCAAACATATATTCAGATTCAAGTATCTGAAAAACAAATTGAACTCTTACAACAAAATTATGACCGTACAGATAACTTAATTGACCTCTCGGATGCGAAATATAAAGAAGGTATCATCAAAAAGTTAGACCTAAACCAGTTATTAGTTAATCGTTCGAACTTAAAAACTCAAATTGAAGATGCTGAATTTGGTAGAAATCAACAAGCACGTCTTTTTAAAGTTTTGCTTCAAATTCCAATGACTACGGATGTTGTTCTAAATGAAAAATTAGAAGATAGAGCACCATATTCTTTAGTAACCGAATTACTCTTAGATTCTAACCTAGAATATCAACAATTAGACAAATCTTTAGAACTTTCTATTATTGACCAGAAACTAATTAAGGCTGAATATTTACCAACTTTAAGTGCCAATTTTGGGTATAACTATTTAGGGCAATCTAATGAACTAGCAGATTTTGACACGAGTGTTTATCAAGGACAATGGAATGGAAACTGGGGACTTTCAGCAAGTATTCCAATCTTCGATGGTTTTCAACGTCGCAATCGCTTAAAACAAAAAGAATTTGCGACGGAACAATTAGAACTTGACAGAGAATCACTAAAACTAAATATAGAAAAAGATTTTGACGATGCAAAAGAACAATTGCTTTTAAGTAATTCTCAAATAGAAAGTCAAGAATCTAATATGAGTCTTGCTCAAGAAAACTATGATGGTATTAAAACATCATATAACGAAGGTGTTGCAAACTTAACTGAATTATTAGATTCAGAATTTGCATTACGACAAGCACAATCTAATTATCTAAATGCATTACTGCAATCTAAAGTAGCCGAGGTTACATTATTAAAATCAAGCGGAACACTCTCTCAACTAATTGCCAATCCAACATTAAATAACTAA
- a CDS encoding Complex I intermediate-associated protein 30 (CIA30): MNTEKTLYDFKKNDSLDHWEIEDDVVMGGKSQGQLSINDEGHAKFTGKVSLENDGGFSQMQSDFDKIDTSKFSKFKIKLKGDGKDYQFRVQEKHDQKHVYKTEFSTSGEWQTVELNFNDLTPSYHGEDLDIPNYSGKLLAHMAILIGNGREESFEMLVDKIWVE; the protein is encoded by the coding sequence GACTCCTTAGACCATTGGGAAATTGAAGATGATGTGGTTATGGGAGGGAAGTCCCAAGGTCAATTGTCGATAAATGATGAAGGACACGCCAAATTCACCGGTAAGGTCTCTTTAGAAAATGACGGTGGATTTTCCCAAATGCAATCAGATTTTGATAAAATCGATACTTCTAAATTTTCAAAATTTAAGATTAAGTTGAAAGGAGACGGCAAAGACTATCAATTTAGGGTTCAGGAGAAACACGACCAGAAACATGTATATAAAACCGAATTTTCCACAAGCGGCGAATGGCAAACCGTTGAATTGAACTTTAACGATTTAACGCCATCTTACCACGGTGAAGATTTAGATATCCCTAATTATTCTGGAAAATTATTAGCGCATATGGCAATCTTGATTGGTAACGGTCGCGAAGAATCTTTTGAAATGTTAGTTGATAAGATTTGGGTTGAATAA